The Photobacterium sp. CCB-ST2H9 DNA segment AAGCTATGGCAGACCAGGATATTGGTTGTGGTCTGGGTTCCATGGTATTTGCCGGTAAAGAAGGCAAAGTATTTAAAGTTCTGGGTGCTACAACCAACGGTACTTCTGGTAACCAGACTTTCGGTATCACTTTCGGTACTCTGGGCTGTGAAGGCGACGGTGTAATCAGCTCTAAAGAGAAGCTGGCAATGTTCATCGACGGCAACATGGACAACCTGGCTCGTGACATCGCTCGCGGCGAAGGTGAGACTCTGGCAACTCTGACTGATGTTTGGGGCATGAGCGACGAAGCAAAAGCTGAATTCAATACTCAGGCTCGTAACAACTATGCAGCTATCTTTGCATCAGAGAACGTAACTTCTGCAGACGTTCTGGCAAACCTGAACACTATGGTTGCTGATCAAAATACGCTGGCGGCATACGCACTGTAATTTGAATTACTTTCGTGATCTGCCTGGATGCAGCGCCTCAGGGCGCTGTATCTTTTTCAATCTCTTTTCAGGAAATATACCCGTCCGAATACGTGTTGGTGCGATTGCCTCATGAATCAGCTGACCAATGCGAGATTCCAATTGGTATAAAGCATGGAAGTACGTTTGTTTGTATCCATCTGACCCCCATCGATTTCACATGAAGACCTGGTTAACTCTGCTTCCTCTCACCCTATTCAGCAGTTCTGCACTGGCATTCTCTTCGCAGGACATACAGCAGCTGTCTGACTCGAAATACTGGCATACGCTGGGTCATTATCAGCCGGGTATAACAGGCTCTTACAAGAGTCTGGTCGACTCCCGGACGTTTTTTATCAGTGAGCAGGGTAAATCTGCCCCTTTTGCTGAGCTGAACGCGACAGTGAATGCTTTTGAAAAGGAAGCGGGCGCATTTACCGGCGAACCAGCCGATGACAGTTACAGTTGCCGCTATCCGGCGCGTTTTCACTGGCTGAAAGAAAAATTACAGGCAGACTGGCCACAGCCGGTTTGTCCTCAGCAAGAACTTTGGAAACAGGCACTGAACCCGAAAGGTTTAACCCTGGTGTTTCCGACGGCATTCATGAACAGCCCATCTTCAATGTTCGGACATACATTACTCCGGGTTGATGCCAAAGATCAGAACCGGCATCGTGAGCTGGTTGCATTTGCGGTGAACTTTGCGGCTACCCCTGAATCAGATGACAACGCATTCCTGTATGCGGTGAAGGGGCTGATTGGTGAGTATCCGGGTAACTTCACCGTCATGCCTTATTACCGAAAAGTCCGTGAATATAATGACTTAGAATCCCGGGATATTTGGGAGTACTCCATTGATTTCAACGAGCAGGAAGTTCAGCAGGTGTTGCGTCATCTCTGGGAAATGAATGGTGTCGAGTTTGATTACTACTTTATCGATGAAAATTGCTCTTATCAGTTGCTGGCATTACTGGAAGCGGGCAGGGAAGATCTGGATCTGACTTCCGGTTTTGACTTGCAGGCCATTCCGTCTGATACCGTTAAAATACTCAGGGATAAAGGACTGATTCAGGCGCCGGAGTACCGGGCTTCGTTCGGAACAAAGCTGATGTATTATGCGGAACAGTTGTCTGATGAACAGCTTCAGTCTGCACGGAATGCAATGAATGGACAGTATCCGACTGACGGTACGCCGTCCGAGCGAGCGGCAACGCTGGAGATGGCCTATGAGTGGCTGAACTTCGAGTTTTATGATCAGGCATTGCCCCGTGAAACCTATGCTCCGAAGCTGCAGAAGCTGTTACTGGCGCGAAGCCAGCTGGATACTCCGTCTCCGTTCTCAGAGCCACCAAGACCGGCGATGTCACCTGATGAGGGACATCACTCTTCTCGTTTGGGGCTTGGATATCGTTACAGCAAGCATCAGGATGATCAGGCGCTGCTGGAGTGGCGTGTGGCTTATCATGACTTGCTGGATAATGCGGGTGGTTACATTCCGGGTGCTCAGATCAGCTTCTTTGATC contains these protein-coding regions:
- a CDS encoding DUF3015 family protein, coding for MKKVIAAAVLAGLMPLSQAMADQDIGCGLGSMVFAGKEGKVFKVLGATTNGTSGNQTFGITFGTLGCEGDGVISSKEKLAMFIDGNMDNLARDIARGEGETLATLTDVWGMSDEAKAEFNTQARNNYAAIFASENVTSADVLANLNTMVADQNTLAAYAL
- a CDS encoding DUF4105 domain-containing protein, giving the protein MKTWLTLLPLTLFSSSALAFSSQDIQQLSDSKYWHTLGHYQPGITGSYKSLVDSRTFFISEQGKSAPFAELNATVNAFEKEAGAFTGEPADDSYSCRYPARFHWLKEKLQADWPQPVCPQQELWKQALNPKGLTLVFPTAFMNSPSSMFGHTLLRVDAKDQNRHRELVAFAVNFAATPESDDNAFLYAVKGLIGEYPGNFTVMPYYRKVREYNDLESRDIWEYSIDFNEQEVQQVLRHLWEMNGVEFDYYFIDENCSYQLLALLEAGREDLDLTSGFDLQAIPSDTVKILRDKGLIQAPEYRASFGTKLMYYAEQLSDEQLQSARNAMNGQYPTDGTPSERAATLEMAYEWLNFEFYDQALPRETYAPKLQKLLLARSQLDTPSPFSEPPRPAMSPDEGHHSSRLGLGYRYSKHQDDQALLEWRVAYHDLLDNAGGYIPGAQISFFDLQLGVDQQGGLDLNQLYLVDAMSLAPDYRVFDSLSWNIRAGYDRQPDENGQTGRYFMQGGYGKSWGDANSLHAYTLMSSELNYFDAQGENLNLGFGAEAGMVWQASEAHKLALSAQGLYQWDAMRWRTDVKASWHWALTQHLGLRTQVQYQQWQRDDLSSSVRLYAYF